In Babesia bovis T2Bo chromosome 3, whole genome shotgun sequence, the genomic window GGCCACCTGGTGTTGACCATCCTGCTCTGCGATACGGCCCAGCAGCCTCAATGACTGGACACTGCCCTGTTTCAAACATTGTACCAATGCAGTCTTTGCTATACGCGAGGCGTTTTGAATTTGGCGGAGGCCCCTACCAAGCAGGTACAACTGCCCTACGTTGAATTGCCCTGCCTGGATACCTACAAACGCAGCAATGGTGTTGTGTAAAAAGCTGCTGAGGTAGTCTTTCTGGAGGTAGGAGTGGAATGAGTCGCGCAGTGTAACAATGGCAAATGACGATTCAGCCAATGATTTATAATTCAGGGCTGCCCTAGTCAAATTCGGCTTTACTCCAATACCGGATTCTAGCAAATCAGCCTCACGAAGCAGGGCGTGGGTCAAGCCATAATCAGCGGCAGCACTGTACATGGCCAGGGCCCTTAACATCAACTTGGGTGACTTGTCACCAGTAAGCGATTTAGCACGCCGGGCAAATATCTCACCCATGAAATACATAGCTTCGGGTACTTCGTGACGAGCAGCCTGGGAAAAATACTTAATGGCTAATTTCTCATCACGTGCTATGGGCTTGCCTTCCTGGGGGTTAGGAACTCCACGGTAATATATGTAGCCTAGGAATTTAGCTGCTTCGTTATCACCTTGCTTAGCTGCTAGCTTAAGGTGATCCACTGCCTTCTCTGCATTCTGACGTACACCAATACCGTTCAAGTAACATAAACCAATGTCACGTGTGGCAGCTACCACGCCCTTGTTACTAGCGTTCTTGTATAAGTTAGCAACGGCCTCTTCAGCTCCCGGGTCCTCTTCCATTAGCTTGGCCATCTCGTACATCGCGAGGCCGTCACCGCCACCAGCCTTAGATTCCCAATACTTCAGGGACTCTTTGCGCTGCGCGGAGTCGGTATGCGAATGCTGCGACTGGGCAAGGCTGAACGACTGGATTGACTTGGGACTAATTATCATATCCTCAGTAGGTACCATGTAACTTAAATTATCACTCTGGATGCGATTCATTCGATAAGCCTTCTTGTATAATGCAATCGATGCTCTGACGTCACGTGAGCAACCTATGCCAAAGAGCTTGCGGTAACCGAGGGCAAGAATAGCCGGAACATAACCAACGGACGCAGCGCGACGCAGCAGATTACCAGCCTTCTGAGGGTCAGGCGTCAATGGACCTTCACCCTCAATGGTGTATATGAAACTGGCATAAAACATAGACGGACCATGATCATACTCAGTAGCCTTCAAAAACAACTCCTTAGCCTTTGCAACATCGCGCTGACGCCAAAAGTAATATGAGTCAACACCTGTGGATCTTTATGAGCTATAGACTTTTACCCACCAAATAGATGTATCTTCCCAAGTTCGTACCAACATTGAACTGTGATACTGTCACGTGGACCTTCAGCAAGCTGTTGACACATAATTAGATAGACAGAGCACAATACCTCTTGAAACAGCTTCATGGCACCCTTGGGGTTATCTTCACTCGGGCTTGTGCCATATCTGTTGGACATAAGTAACGAAGGCTGATGGTACACCTACCGGATGGCCATGGCATCATTGAGCTTTCTGACGCGCTCAGCAGCTGGGAAATACGTGATTCGTCATTCAATAATAGAGCTTACCTGGCTCCCATTGCTTACATTCGACCTTCTGTAGAAAATCAGACCTTATAGACACGGTCGTAAACACGAGCGCCGCAAAGACAGCTCTGAATAGCCGCATTGCAAAGCCTCGTTACCagcaaaaaacaaaatgtgtacattgaattgtatatacatctAATGAAATACAACATGTTCTATTGAACATTAAAAGTGTGTCCAGCAATGTTGCGGAATCAAGGTAGTGTGTGACTCAATCATGACTTACGCTCAACCATTTGCTGAAATAACTGACTTGCACGTTCGCGGTTTTTCGCATCGTCTACATTAACAGGACGTGTGGAACTATCCGTTCCATGAGGGAAAGTGGAAGTGCCTTCTGTGAGAAAAGTCATACAAAAGAAACGTAACATACCATTATTGCGGGAGTCCGATTTACGAAAAAACTTGCTAAATTGAGAACTCTTAAGAGAGCTGCTGGACTCGTCGTCTACAAAAGTAAAGTTAGACACATCCCGagtagatatgttcatcacgTCGCCGTGTTCCTTTACTGCACCGTGTTTCTTCAAATGTAAATTCTGAATCATCTGACCCAAACTAGTTAAAGCACCGCCACCAGCGGCGCCTTCGCGTGGCGAATCCCCTTTAAGACTACCCAAAGAAAATATACCATCAGTAGCTTTGGGATTCATCCAGCGGGTGCTACTGACGCCAGACCTAGCCTTCAGCCCCTGAGTTATCAACTGCTGCTGAGCCTCAGATAAACCGGGTCTAGGACCTGGATGCATATCATACCCATCCCTGTGATGGCCCTGCTCTCCAGAATAAAAGCTCTGCTTTGGAAACGGGGGAGGTGCGATTCTATAGTTTATAAACAGAATATACGGCTACCAACCTTTGATCGTGACCGTTACCCCTACGGGGATATTGCTCTATGGGTTCGTCGCCACCAGGAATGTGAATGGGTAGTAGCTGTGGCTCAAAAGGTACCAGGTTACCATGGTGGCGACCTTCATCGTGAGAGTCACTGTATGATATAGACACATAGTTACAAAACATACCCGTGCCTCTGGCGTGCGTCTTCTTGCTTGGGACGCCGAGGTGGACGTCGCTCCCGCTTTTGGAAGTTAAGCACGGTGCATTCCTTGTCTGCACATGCGGATAGAGCGATCAACTCATGATGAGGAAGACGATAGTAATACGCAGATGGCACACCAGGCTGAGCCTCCTCAAGGTTTTCCTCATAAGGCGTCTTGTCTATCTTGAGGTCGGTGCCAATTATATGAGGTACCAAACTAGCATATATGGGAACGTCCGAAGGTACCTGGTATTTCTCAAGACCACCGGAAATATTAGCACGAGCATACGTTACAACATCATCCCAACTCTTGAAAGTAACCGGTTCTTCAGTTGATTCATCACCTGAAGTCATGGTGTCAATTGTAAACAAATTCGCCACAATGTCGACTCAGTAATTAGTAAATACAACGGTTACGGCCCAATGTGTAAGCAATATAGTCCTGTATAGGCCAATTTCTTGGGATATAAGCCACGAACATGTCATGTAGGTACTTGTATGGGAGTGACTTCGGCTCCAGAAGCGCATTGAAGCTGACACACAGACGCGCGTTGTACAATTTTCAAATGGTATGATACGAATTCCGAGTGGATATCTACTTGGACCTGATGTGGCTCTCACGCGAGGCCCACCTGTAGGGTTGGTCTACATTACCCAAAGAAAGAAATAGTAACTCCTAGGTACcaataacaatatatatgtatataacacgGATCATTAAGTATCCAGCgtgattgatattgatctATAAGCATCCACGAATCACATCACAGACACACATTGCTCTACACAGACAAGCACAAAATCCAATCCCAAAGATCCACGCTTTGGGTATATGATCGTTCCAACACATagctacattatatttacgCACATTTCCCTAGAGGTGTGCCCTGGGAGCATACATTGGCGTTATTTTGGTGTCATTATGTTTACAACGATGTACCTAATGTTTACAGAACccattgaatatatacgtACTTacaaatagatatatattaaccatAGCAATTTAGGATAGGTATACATTATAGATACAGTGCTTCCTGAAGCCTATGGCAGTTCCCACTGCCTGACGCGTCGCGGGACTATGCCTATGGTCATTATAAACGAATTAACCCGTTGAAAATGGCGGAGCCATCAACGGATAATGTTATATCCTGCTCTATAGAGGAGACCAATGCGTTAAGGTTGAAACTAGGTCTAAAGCCCTTGGCTGTTGGAGATACCAAGGATTCCAACGAACACATCCCCGCCAAAATCGAGCCGTCTAATCCCGGGATAGCGGACGAAGATGATGAGAATGTACAAGCACGAAAGAGATTGATAGAAGGCGAAAGTGTTGCCGATATACTGGCTAGAGGTGGCTCGTTGTCACCGCTAGGGGCCAGTGAGGAGCCAAATGAAGACGACGGAGGCTATAGTTCCCTGGACGTTAAAGCATGGTCCAAGCGCATGTCAAATCTACGTGCACGTAATAAAGTTGGTGTACTAAATTACAGCGACGATGAAGACAATGATCCAATGCCCAAGACAGTGGAGAAGTTACCAAGGGATACAGCAGTGCCTAAACTAAAAGTACTACACAAAGTAGATGAGTTGGCCCTGGACACCGGAAAGGAAGTAGTTCTGACGTTGGCTGACGTGGGAGTGCTGGAAGCTGAAGACGCAGGCGTTGCTGAGGTTAACTTCCTGGAACAGCCGGACATCGCAGCAAGGAAACCTAGTAAGAATAAGAATCAAGGTGGTGTACCACAGGAGTACAACGCTTATGATGAAGATAATGATATAGACGACATGACCCAAGGACAACGAGATATACTCCACAAATATGACAAAGCAGTGGAGGAGTACCAAGGAGCTACATTGGCAAATATGGCATCGTCAAAACAAGGTTTCTATCTGAACCTAAATGAGAATGAGGAACACAAAAAAGTAATTGAAACCATGCTTACGAAACCCACGGAGGAAAGCTTTGAATTTGGCAATTTCCAACGTAAGAAGAGTATCCTAAAGAACAGGGAGAAGCAAGTTAACTGGAACAAGGTATTTGGAACAACTAGTAGCTCAACTGGAAATAAGGAAGATATAGAAAAAGATAACGAACCCATATCGCAGATTGTCAAAAGAACGGTGATGGATATGGATGACCTGGAGGAATGCAATATGCTGTACAATAAACTAGCTAAACATCGCAGCCGAGTTTTGGCCACCGTCAAGGATGAGCCTGTAGAACCAGTAAAAACCAGTATCATAGATACTGGTGGGTTACAAACGCAATCTGCTGGGTTCCATATCAATGCCACCTCGGAGTTGGTAAAGGCAGTAAAGCCAATGCACAACTCGGGACCCGTGGATAAACCGACAAGTACCAAGTGGCAGAATGATGCACTGGAAAATACAGAGGCACAAGTAGATTATCCAGAGGGTAGTCTGGACTATGACGAGCCCATGACCACAGGTATAGCAGGAGCCTTGGCATACCTCAAGGATAAAGGTGATATAATAGAAAAAAAGAAGGATCTGGAAGGTGTTGGTAACGATATAACATTGCAATATTTCGATGAATATGGAAGGAAAATGACACCCAAAGAAGCATTCAGGCAATTGTCATGGAAGTTCCATGGAAAGGGGCCTGGACTCAATAAACGCGAACGAATTATCAAACGCATTGAAAAGGGTAAGTCAGTGCTTGTGTTACATATAGTTACTTAGAACGACAATCGAAGCAAAACCCATTAGAAGGGTTGCCAACGATGAAGGCACTGCTGACACACCAAGCAGAATCCAAGTCATCGCACCTAGTACTCAGTGGAAATAGTAACCAGTAGGCATAGATTAACGGGGTTGTGACATGCGCTGCTGCGCTTGGTTACGGAGACCGGCAACGTAAGCCTTCAACTTTGCATCGTATACCTCAACAGCAGTTATCTGGTTCATCAAACCCGTCTGCAGAGCTTTGGCTGCATGGGCGGAACCAACAAAGTCCTGCTGACTCTCAATGTTCTGCTTAATCTGACGAATAGCCAACAATAACTTCAATCGCTTGTGCTCCTCGGGCAATAACGTCTTGTAGTATATCTGAAGAATCTCCATAATGCTCAATTGGAACTGGCGCATCTTACTTATAGTCAACGTGTCGTATTCCACTGAGGCATATGGACATTGTTTTCAATAACTTACACGGCACCGTCTGAGTAATCTTCTCGGATTGGCATAACTTTGTATTCAGAATGAACATGCGTCTGTTGGTGTAGTCATCACACAATGACGTCCTCACGTGTTTCAGTATGTCAAACTCACGCATCTCAGCCAGCCATCCCTGTGTATCAGCGACAATATCACTCGTAGAGCGCGCATTTGAAGTGGTATTTTGTTGATCTCCTAGGTCCTGTCCttcaatgctgtcacccGGCATGTTGAGTGACCTTATAATGCACAGCTCATCGTTACCAGGGTCGCCAAGCAAGCGGGATCCAATAAGATCATGACATACGACGTCAGCAATCTTCCGCTTGCGCTCGCCCTCAGCTGAAGCGTGTAACAAGACATAGCAGTACTTACCGCGATCCTCGATAACCTGCAAGTTTGCCAGAGATCCAGTGTCAGCGCCGCTATCCTTACATGTGTCAATGATTTTGGCACCATGCGCGTTAAACCGATCGAACAGCGTTGCCCTGTAGTCGGGCTCAAAATTCCTACCAAGGAGCTGTTTGACAGATTGCGAAATCTTCCTGCGCTTCTTTAAGTCATCTAGACGGATCAGGTCACTATGGATATCCACCTTGCCAAGTACATTGCTAGCAGAGGGAGGCACCGTTACCACAGGTTTAATGGGAGTACCCTTAATCTCGTCATAAAGGATCTGGTTTTCAGGAATCTTCTCACCAATCAAGTAGTAAAAGTGACGTGATTGCAATATTCGCTTCCAAAAGCTTTCCTCAGGATACTGCTTACCAAGCACGAACTGCTTGTGAAGAGCGCGAATAGTGGCATCCTCGTTCAAGAGGGCCTTGCCCAGTTCAGGAGTGTACCTATATAAACGCTGACCATTGACAAATTCATTTATAGGGGGTGTTGCGATAAAGCCATCCAAGTGCGATGGCGCCTCTGATTGACTCAGAGTTGCAAGCAAATCTATACTGTGGTGATTCCAAAAGTCCTCAGCGGATACCACCCCCTCCTCAACGCCATCAGCAGATAAAACCAATTGCTGATATAGTTGAGCTATATCTGGATTAGTTTCTAACACCTTTTTACGATTGTTTTGTATGGACTCGTTCACAGGCTCCTTGGCCACTGGAGCTTTCACAGGTGCCGAGGCATCTTCGTCCTTCTTGGACGAACCAGGACCAGCAGTAGCTTGAGAAGTGCTTTCAACCTGTGCAGCAGCCCCTTGAGCAGAAATCAAACTGCAAAACGCTTCTAGAGTATCACGGTCATTGCCAAAATCAACAATTATCACATCCTTCTCCAATATACTGGAATTCGATTCATCTGGACATTTATGACATAGACACACACACAATAACGTACCTTCCGCTAATTTAAGAGGACCTTCAGTAAATCGGATCCTGACCTTAGCACTCTTCTTTGATTTCTCATATTTAAGCCATGTTGCAAAGGACCACTTAAAGGTACCCCCGGCAGCATGGAAAAAGAGAAATCCATCCTGTATGTTATAGGTACCTTGTATACCATTAATAATAGCAACATTTGATGCCATATGTCTAATGCGATGTATATTAACAAGTGTCTAGTGTGTGACTGTGTGGCTAGAAGCGTTCATTAAAATCAAACTTCTTCCGAGGGATGAATGAGTTGTGTAAAATGTTAGGAGCTAATCGCTCAGTGGATTCATCCGTGCTGCTGAAAATCGAACCTTCCCGCTTGCCAGTCATGTATCCACTTTTATTCTTGGCACCAGCCTGGAATGCATAACCACAGAGTCATGGACACCTACCTTCTGCTGAAACTTCCGCCAACTATTAGCACGTTGACTAGCCTCCGATTCCACACGTTCTGCCTTTTGCTGCTTCTTCAATGTTTGAACAAGCTTCTTCTTGCGTAGCTTTTCCTTCTCACTGTCACCCTGTTTAATAATCAGGTTTTCAGGAATCTTGTAACCAGCGGGAGTTATGATCTCCTTGACCTCTTTAGCCTTAGCGTCAGCACGTAACCGCATACGAACCCAATCACGGCGAACTTCCTCCGAGATGTTGTAATCCTTATAAGTGATGACGTAGCCAGTCTCAGTCTCCCTGTTGACAACGGCATCATACCACCGCCTGTAACGTATAGATTAATACAGGACTACATACCCATCATCAGCATATAGAACCTGTACCAAGGAACCGACTTTACACTCCTCACTAGATGGAGGATCTATCAACTTCAGGTCCTTGGCAGCCAGACTGCACTGCTCACCAGTACCAACCAGTTGTATGATAACCTGGTCACTAGGCAAATTGCCCATTACCTGGATGATCTCACCATACTTGCGCTTTCCGTTGTAGAGGACCACGCATATACGGCCTATGAGCACAGTTAACTTGTCTATATGCGACATACCTAAAAAGCTATC contains:
- a CDS encoding BSD domain family protein yields the protein MASNVAIINGIQGTYNIQDGFLFFHAAGGTFKWSFATWLKYEKSKKSAKVRIRFTEGPLKLAEDESNSSILEKDVIIVDFGNDRDTLEAFCSLISAQGAAAQVESTSQATAGPGSSKKDEDASAPVKAPVAKEPVNESIQNNRKKVLETNPDIAQLYQQLVLSADGVEEGVVSAEDFWNHHSIDLLATLSQSEAPSHLDGFIATPPINEFVNGQRLYRYTPELGKALLNEDATIRALHKQFVLGKQYPEESFWKRILQSRHFYYLIGEKIPENQILYDEIKGTPIKPVVTVPPSASNVLGKVDIHSDLIRLDDLKKRRKISQSVKQLLGRNFEPDYRATLFDRFNAHGAKIIDTCKDSGADTGSLANLQVIEDRAEGERKRKIADVVCHDLIGSRLLGDPGNDELCIIRSLNMPGDSIEGQDLGDQQNTTSNARSTSDIVADTQGWLAEMREFDILKHVRTSLCDDYTNRRMFILNTKLCQSEKITQTVPLEYDTLTISKMRQFQLSIMEILQIYYKTLLPEEHKRLKLLLAIRQIKQNIESQQDFVGSAHAAKALQTGLMNQITAVEVYDAKLKAYVAGLRNQAQQRMSQPR
- a CDS encoding Sel1 repeat family protein, with the translated sequence MRLFRAVFAALVFTTVSIRSDFLQKVECKQWEPAAERVRKLNDAMAIRYGTSPSEDNPKGAMKLFQELAEGPRDSITVQCWYELGKIHLFGVDSYYFWRQRDVAKAKELFLKATEYDHGPSMFYASFIYTIEGEGPLTPDPQKAGNLLRRAASVGYVPAILALGYRKLFGIGCSRDVRASIALYKKAYRMNRIQSDNLSYMVPTEDMIISPKSIQSFSLAQSQHSHTDSAQRKESLKYWESKAGGGDGLAMYEMAKLMEEDPGAEEAVANLYKNASNKGVVAATRDIGLCYLNGIGVRQNAEKAVDHLKLAAKQGDNEAAKFLGYIYYRGVPNPQEGKPIARDEKLAIKYFSQAARHEVPEAMYFMGEIFARRAKSLTGDKSPKLMLRALAMYSAAADYGLTHALLREADLLESGIGVKPNLTRAALNYKSLAESSFAIVTLRDSFHSYLQKDYLSSFLHNTIAAFVGIQAGQFNVGQLYLLGRGLRQIQNASRIAKTALVQCLKQGSVQSLRLLGRIAEQDGQHQVALDLYSKGFKGGDMDCLYPLVAIFSADGDTRHKAVALLEHKQYRNARSPEGNNSGLLSTWDNVSLWVRIKTLKARLAIDRYTKRDKDSL